The Vigna angularis cultivar LongXiaoDou No.4 chromosome 9, ASM1680809v1, whole genome shotgun sequence DNA window TCAGGAATCTCAATGTCTGTTTTTATtgcaaatattataaataattggccatttatatatattgagaATAATAACGATTACTTTTATTTCAACTCTTACATTCTTTCTCTTTCAGAATTTTATTTCCTCAGTTTTGTTTCCCTATCTAACATTATtctgtaaaatatattattatggaGCCTTTTTATTCAAAGTAGTATGAacgaatataaaaaatatatcattatcaAGGCTTTTTATTGCACGTACATTACTTTGTTATTACTCCTTTCAAGAAGTcttataaatgtattttataagaATACCATCTGACGATTCCTCTCTATGTTTGCTTGGccatttgaaaaaatattttccaaaaatgTCATTATTATCTCTTTTCCAATTCTTTATTTCTAGAGCTAATTTGTTCTTTCATCATTATTCGTTTTTACTACATGAACTTTTTTATCTGATCACATTGGTATATCTCTATATAAATGTTAATCCATACATAAGTAAGATAGGTGCTCTATacatttattttggttttaaaattgGATACACTTAACTTCTTCAACCATTAGCAATGCATGAATATCTCTATTGTTGATTGTAGACGTTAAAAattttgcaattgtttttaaaagtaaagtatACTCTCtccatttttaaacttttaaaaatatttaaaaatatatgaactaaattttaaatggtttaaaattatagtttagtctctaacaataaacaatttaaaattgattaaaatcttttaacttcaattttaaaaatattttagattttaaaaaatattttaaattaaagtcaTGTTACGGTAAGAGAATTTCTTCACATTAAAAATCTTATCATCATCTTGAGACGACTTACCCACTTTCGTTATTTCTTCTAAATCTATccaattttagtaatttaaaaaaataatacaccaTTTTGATGCTTTTGCAAACATATTCATATCTACATGAAGAAAAATTACTTATTAACCTTCATCCATTTGAATAAAGGAAATGCTTTTTTACTACAGTTACAccgttattaaaaaaaattaatttttttatttgtaaaggACGAGAgagattgaaagaaaaataaaagaaaaataagagatgTAAAGTGTGTCGACGTCAAAATAATAACTTTGAATAAATTAAGTGACCGATGAATAACGTCTTGTCCTTGGTTGTGCAATGTAATATCTCCGAAAAGACAACAAATCTTTAAAGGATAGGTTGAATATTTTGACAGGACAGACTAAAAAAAGTAGTCTCAACAAACACTGATATGCATACTACTATATTTACACAATACATGACATCAAACGCATATATACACTTAATAAGATGGGTGTTCAAGAGTCAGTACGCCATGAAACAGCaaacaaaagtaaaacaaacaaCTTCGGCCACGCTTGCAGAATTCAACACCCTGCTGCATTGCTGAACAGATAAAACTACCACATGAACTTAATTTGTGACATACTATTTCGTTAGTCTACCTTGTAAGCCCAACCATGCTTGTCCAAGAATGCCTGAACCGCTTCCTTAATGGCCAAGTTTGGCACTAACTGTGATTGATCAAGTGGTTCCCGCGTGATTGGGTCGAATTTACCCACCTGTATAAGAAAATTGAAGTATTGCACATGGGGTTCATTGAAATGGAAAACATTCAATAAGAAGAAACAAGAAAATCAGGTTACCTTCTGAAGGTGTTCAAGAATCACTGCTCTCTCATATGTAAGCCCACTTGGAGTGATTACAGGATCATGAAAAATGTCGAGTGTGATTCTGCAACATAAGTAATCTGGCACCTATAGACTCAACAAGCCATTCTGTGTGATTAATAACATGGCAATTTCCAGGGCACCACAAAGGAAGATTTGATGAAGATTAAGAAAACAGAAGGCATGAACACACCTCAGTAGGTGTATCGGCTTCTGCAGCTATATTGAATACTACTTCTAAAGCCTCTAATTGTTCCGAATGGGAAGTAGTAGGATCATCTACAAATCCTTCCGCTTCGGAGTATTCCAGAAAATGTTTTTCCTTCAGAGCAGACTCGCAAGCTTCTCTGAGACATTTAACACATTTTCTTACAGCACTGGACATGGACACTAAGTAATAATCACTACACTAAATAAATGATACAGGaaaactaaatcaaatttttcATGAGGTAATGACAAATATGTTAAGAGACAATAGAACTTCAAACACTGCTAAAAGACCCCCAGATAATAGGTCTGACAATCACcagaaaaacatacttcaagCTCTGCAATTCCCATGATCGTTTCGAAGATGATCGCTCCCACTCATGGTATTTTGCCTTTGCAAGCTCTTGCCATATTTCTTCTACCATATAGCCCTTGGGATTGGCACCTCTCCCGAGATCCAAAGCCTTAATTATGATCACAAACAATAACAGAATCATCAGGcaattgaaatgaaaaacaaaacgGGTAAAATGACTGTTTGTATCTCAGAAAAGCACAGTATAGAGTAGATAATCAGGAAAGTTATATTAATTAGCTGTGATATCAAACTTAGAAGATAGAAGCACCATGTTCATCAACAGCTCTGTAGGTAAGCTGAAATTTAGACAATCTGACTTATTAGTCATTTTCAATACAGCGAAAATCCCAGTGAGGTAAATTAGtatctatttttcttttgcttccCTCCCTCCCTCTATCTATCCATCTATACAGACATGGTTATAGAAATCTGATGCAGCAACAACAATGTTGTTTTGGAGGTTGTGTCGTTGAAATTGTGTAGTAATTACAAATAGATACAACCAGTTTTTCCTATGTCattgttttgttattaattGTATATCTGCAtatttattaattgtattttgcATGTTCATATGTCTTGTATACTTAAGTATAAGTTACATTTCTAATAATGTTTATGAATCTTACTAGAGTAAATAATTCGTCCCTATTCAAAATATAAGTTCTCTTATACATAATTTGTCACTATTCAAAATATAAGTTCTCTTATACATAATTCATATCTCGATTCAACTAccatgaataaaattattaataacaaataaaattatcatcatACTTTTCACCTGTTTTCACTCTCTTTCACTCAATCCGAACAGCCtcattttccttcttctttcctttcattTCTTTCATCTTCCACTCCCTCATTCTCCATCATTTAATCCAAACAAAGCTTAAAGCTAGATTGATGGCTAAAGGATAAGCTTGGTATGGTGATACTTCTCATATAGTAAAAATGACTATTGTCCAACTCTTCTTTGCCATGACAGTTATTCATCATTGGTCACTTCATCTATTggatattaaaacaaaaatcttcatggtgatctggagAAGGAAATTTACATGCAGCAACTTTCTAGGGGTTTAGCTCAAGGAGAGTTTGGGTTGGTTTGTAAATTGTGTTGGTCTCTATCATTTGAATCTTTACTATCATACTCTCCTGGAAAATGTCTTTTATCTATTTGTTTATGTTCATGACAGTCATTACAAGGAATAATACCGCTAAAATCTCTAAAATAAAAGCATTCATGCAATCACTTCTCTCAAATAAAGAAGCATTCATGCAATCACTTCGATTTAGGCAGTAGATCAAGTTTCTTGCTCCTTTCTTCGATTTAGGCTTTTGTAAAACTATGTCCATAAAAACCAAGCCCTAAAACCAACTTTTCTACAACCCCCACACTAATAATAGAGGAAAACACCTTGGCTAACTTGACACTAGTGCATCTTCAACCGCTAGCACAAAATTTGTGTCCTCTCTCACCTGAGCCTCAAGAGTTGCATGAACCACTGAACCAGAGGTCTTCTCCACTAGGCTTGCAGTTCTCCGACTCTGTTTGGTTCCTCTGCTTTTGCTGCTCTGTTCATGTGGTTCATTGGTTCTCTTTATATGGAATGAGGATTTCTTACAGGATTATGATTTTAATTGCGATGATCTACTTTAGTGGTCTAGTCTTACAGTATTTTAAGTTGCTTTGTTTGTTTGTCATCTATGACTTGTGTGTGAGTTTTGTATGGGGCCTAGCCATTGACTTCCATATACTTATTCATCtatgattataaatttaagCTTAATTTAACACTTGGTGTGTTATAagcctttttctctttcttatgtTATGCTATATgcatatatatgaattttatatatcttgTAGAATCTTACACTTCATATTACGATTCCACAATTTTGTATCTCCTTTGAGTCATAATAGATCTCGAGTTTAACTACCTTGACAAGcaattaaaaactaaatgatTTCTTGCAGCAGATATACTATAACAAATTAACAAATGTGAAAGAAACACACAGAAAAAGTGTTTAATGTAAACAAACCTTCTCCAATTCTTTAATTCCCTTGGCAGATTCTTGTCTCCGTAGTAATGCTAGCCCCAACATATAGTGGGCCTGAAATGTTAACAAAAAGAATTCAGGGAGAAACAAGACAATCAACAAACACTGATtaacaatgaagaaaataaatgatcaaCAGGCAACAAATAACAGATATATAATATAGCCGCCAACAGCTTCCACCAACAAAATGGTTTTACAGAATAGCATACAACTCTAATGCAAACCATTACAAAGTAAATATCCCAGGATGAAAATTAATATCCCAGAAGTGCATACTTCTTCCCAAGTTAATCCAAATGGTAGACACACACATGCACATACACTCATATACATGCACATTCCATTCTACCAAAAACATTAGTTCCAGGTTCTGATATGATAGGAACCCGGAAATAGTTAGGCCCAAACCCAAAATATCTAAGGTGTATGTTAGACAAAGAAGGAATGCAAAGTAGGGGATCAAAATGGtaagagagagaatgagaagaaTCCTTCAATGTAACAAACTGCTGAGCTGGCACAATAGGAAAAGAGTGATTCCATTGTATGGGTATAAGGCGTGGAAAGATAGTGGGAGAGGAGGAGGGCTGGAATTGGCTGGGAATTAGGAGAGACTAGACACTCTGTAACTGTCTAGTGATACCTTTTACTTGCTTTACAGATCTGTAGTCTCTTCCCTGGGATATGCAATCTGTTTTCTTTactaataaaatgaatattcaGCTATAGTGTGCTTCCTTATTTCTGGTATCTATCATGATATAAGATGGGTACTGTTGAATACTAGCTAGCCGATTTCTCCAGCCAAAAATGACAGTTCCCAAATGTCTTTAGAGTAGAACTTTGAAGGAAATGCTCCTGCCCTTCCTCTAGCAAAGTTGCTCATCCTTTTTTGGTTCCTAGTCCTCTATCTGTTGTAAATGCTCAACCTCTTTTCTATCTTCGTGCAGtgttcaaattttttcttgatttttttaactttattggCTATCTTCTCTGTCCTCCTCAAACATGAGCTCACAATATCatccaaaaaataaataaattttagtgtttttgGTGTTATCGCCTATTGTGATTATTGATCATGGGTGTCTTCcattttgagattttttttatttatttttcagccTTTATATTTGGTTAAGATAACCGATTTTATTAGTACCATACAGCATTCACCATAGCAGCCATCCTGCTACAGCAATTTTAGTGTTGGCCATACCACACCACTATTCAGGATtgaaaactataatttattttgaaatgtaaccaagaaaactaatttatttctatttctacATCTAGGCTGAAGATTTATTCCCATAAATCGCTGGTTCTCATTCCTTAAAATAGTCAGATTTGATTTTATGTGCATACAGTATCTATCCACTCCTATTTTCTTAATTAGATGAGATACAAATACGTTATACACTCTCGGCAAATACAGGTTAAGAATACAATTCAGATGTATTCCTTTCTTCCAAATCTTTCTTTAAACATGGTATCAAAGTAAAACCATCAACCGTGACTTGCCCCATAGCTCCCTAAGATGTGGAGTTTTACTTTAATTTCCTCTTCTCCTGTTGTACAATGATGGTCTTATTTTGTTTGTTAACAAACAATTGCTACTGTTTTTCTCTTGCTCTTTCCTTTTGACCTTGTTTGATATTTGGATTTCTCTTTCAAAAGAACCACTTATTTGGAACTTTCACTAATTTGTGCCCTTTTCTTGCTGCTTTAATTGCAGCATGCGGCACATTTAGTGTGTCCCTTTTTGCTGCTCATTGCAGCATTTGGAAGCCCTTTTTTAACAGCCTTCACTGCAGCATCTGTCACCTTCATAACAGCCACTTAGCGATAgcatgaaaaaattgaaataaaagtatttgCGTGATATGAATCTACATCCCTAGTTAGACATGCAATATGTATCAGAAGACCAAAATTGTGCTATCAATGTTTACACAGAGAACTACCTCACATTTTATAAAGCCCCAATACTTTATAACTCACAAGTTAATGATACGGGTAAAATTCAATTTGGATGCAAGGATTTAGGAAATTCTTACAAATACAAGATATGTTACAGCCTAAAAACATCATCATAAATTAAACAagcatattttatataaatgcaCAATATTTGTACAGAGACATTGGACAttgaaattttttcattaaaacataaataagtaTATCAGTGGATGATGATCACAACATTTAAAACATTGGAATCATAACAAAAATCCCAAATTATATATCTTTCTCTATATAGGTGTCTACCATTTACTATAACTGTAACGACATAGATGAAAAGGAATTCAAATCATCAAAGTGATATCCCAAATGCATGGATGATtaaaagttcaacaaataaataaaatagagaagaaaaacacTATCATGTGCATATTCCCGTCAAATATGCATCTGTCACCAATCTTTGCATATTTTTAGTATCTAGGTTTCACAGCTCATATTTCAAGAATCCATGGCCATCATGAAGTATTGAAAGCCATGGATCATGAAGCGCATACACATCTATTTAAAAGAAGTCTGAACTCCATATGATTGCCTACAACTTACAATAGCTCTAAGAATAGAAATGGAAAGgcatccaaattaaaaaaaaaaattaccaaaatcaTATCCCAGATGCATCAAtcaataagttttaaaaaagtgaaaaataatcaCAGTGCACACTGCTATCAAATATGAATCAATCTTTGCCGTTTtcttttaagtatattttatcTGCCATTACCTATATCTTTAAGGACTCAGGAGAAGGAAATCAAATTCATAGACCAGATGCACCTATCACCGGAGGTTCAAAAACAAATGGAAAATACTATCACACAAGTATTATTATCAATCTATCCAGCTATATTTGCCATCTTTTAAGTATCTAGGCTTTGTAATTCACAGTTCAATGCTCAATGACAAACAAGAAGTTTGGAAGCCATAAACTACCAAGCACAAAAACATCCATCATATCATCTATCTCAGCCAagacataataaaatttagcccactcaattaaaaaaaaaagaatttccATGTTCTTTCTTAAAAAGTGGGTTTATGAAAATTAACTCAATCTATAAATCTTCGTTTAAGTTGAGGTTTTCACTCACTACTCTACTTTAGCTATACCTTTGAACAATGTTAGATCTCCAATCCAACCCCAATGCCAACATTTTAAGCTATTTGTGAGTGATTTAAGAACCACTTATATTGAGTGACGGTTCAACAAACTTCATTAGAATAGGTTTTGATACATCTTATAAAGGGGGGTTTAGGCCTAATTTTAAGATGACATTTGGTTTCACTTATATGCTCTATTCTAGTCATATCTCTAGACTTGTAAGAATCTCCAACACACTTAAATCATCAAATGAACCTACAGTGAAACCACGTAAGCTAAATAACTAACCAATACGTGCACTATAAAAGGAACTACAAAACCACAAGGAAAATTAGTAACAAAAACCTTGACTGAATTGCTGTCCAGCTGAATTGCCTTCCGAGAATCTTCCTCTACTCTCTCCCAGTCACTACAACCaaatcaaacacattaacaaaaACCTTTCTAAAAAATCGCATTGCAGTCTCTAACATTCCGAAAAATTACGctcaacaaattaaatttaatccaCAAACAAGCGCGAAACTAAAAGTTTACACGTACTTGCGCTTGAGATGGCACAGCGCGCGATTCGTCCAATAAATCGGAACATTAGGGCACAGCGTAATCGCCTTCCAACCAAACAACAAAAAgattaactttaaataattactcaAATTGATGTTAACGATAACtccagacgaagaagaagaatacgaagaagaagaataccTCGGTGTAAGCATCGATGGCGGCCCCAAAACGGTCTTTCTTGAAGTAAGTGTTGCCGTTAATTCGGAGTTGCTCAGCTTGTTTCGCCGCCGCAGCGTTTGGTCCCATTTCGcccaattttctctctttctagaAAATTCTATCGCTCGATAATGGATGCATACAAATAGTGTGTTAAATGcgtgaaaataaaattatataataagtaaaaaaGTTTGTGGTTGTGTTTTTGGATTGGTGAGTTATGGAGAGAGAAGGGGAAATGATCCAGAATTTTCCAGGGATTGAAGAAGGAGGAGCgagggaaaagaaagaaacaagaaagAGGAAAGAGGTAACACAAAGAACAACGTGTTGAGGAAGGTGTCGCTGTTGACTCACTTGCATTTCTTTGTCAAAAGAATACTAATTGTAAGGTTTGGTCTCATTGGGCAGATGTTAGATACACAATCTTGGATTTGTTCTGCTGTCAAAATATAACAggctaattttttttcttttcgaaattttttatctaatttaatcTTTCCATTTAAAAATAggtcaatttcattttttaattaaattttattaaatttattttcatcaaaaattaaaagaaaaatttaatccTATATAATAATAACACTAATGTCTCAAAaacactttttattattaatagttaAAATCTATCAAAGtcataaataaatgaaagtgcatttatacattatttaagAAACAATTTATGTTGTGATCTCATCACAAATGTTTCTATTTGATAAATTTGTTGGGTTTTAAGATAGTTATTTGTGTtttcaaaacacaaaaaaagatgaataagTTATTAAACATGtgcaaataatttataaaattgatcaaAGAATTAGATAATTGGTCaacaaaaatgattattataatgtcgtttttattttttttacaaataaaaaaaatctaaaatgtaTGAAATGAGCTTCTTATTTTAGATCAATGTAAtagaaacttttttttcttgtacttttatgtatgtatatcaacaaattaataattttaggaTAAATATTAGGTAGGCTATGCTAAGGATGACAATGGAGGAACACTTGTACTCGTTTTCAtctaataaaatgattttatcatgtacaaacatatatttgaagtttttttttcagccatggagattttgtatttttaatttttttttaattttaaataaaatcatttaaaaataatattttttaaatataaagttaaataaaataaagcacttttaaaatgtaatttaaataaagtattaatgtaaaaaattaaatttttaaaaagtacttAAAAATTAcgtcataaataaattaaaaagtttaaaaattattttttaaaaattaatttcaattttataaacctaaataaaaatattttaaaaaatatgtatatataaatttaaattgtaaacaatattttaatgattaatattttctcatcaataattatattttaatcatttgatcttcttaaaatatttaaataaaattttctaacaaTACTAATGTGCACTAGGTACATGTAGATTGAATATTGTGAtactgtttatttttttaacaattgaataattaaaatagcattttaaaatatttatttaatattcattataaatttttcttaCAATGTGTGCAGCTACTGTCAACatccaatttcgtccggatcatttttagatttttactatAGTCTATTCTCCTAggtttcattatttatttatttttatttatattgttgtttttatttttattttttattttcgtttttatcttttttttgttatctattattattttgtttttattctatctttatttatataagttatcttattttattttattctcccctctatttattattttctttttatttttgtttcttttgtctttttttcttgttttgttttacctctttatattttattttattttaatataattaatataactaaaaaaaaagaggaaaaaaatgtGTGCGTGTGTTAGGGAAGAGGGGGCAGAAACTGTTTCTGTAGAGAGCCAAGGTGGTGGCAGAGACGTTTTGGAGGAGAGTAGGGTGGCAGACGCGATTTGGGTACGTACGAAATCAGTACAAGCAATTTGGCAGAGAGAATTGCACAAAAACACAGAGAGAGCAGAGGGAAGGGCAGGATTCTGGTTTTGGGGAGAAAAGCAAAGGAGTGGATACTGCTTCTTGGGACCTTCATCTTGAGTCATCATTCAGTCACAGAAGGGCATCCACCATTGGCACCGGCAAAGAAAGACAAGGGCCAGAGGAGGAAGGAGAGGAAGTCACCGGATACTCGCAGCTAGCAGCAGCCATAGAGCTCCAAGAGGTAAGCCTCTTGCTCACCTGTGTGGTCATGTATACTTACTGCATAACTGCCTTTTATGCTTATTCCATTTTGCTTATGCTACGGTGAGTCTGGCACATTCCCCATTTTAGAATCTTATAGCATTCGTTCATCCTTTTCCTCTAAGCATCAATCTTCATCCCTTCATGACACTGAACCTCCAACACCcatcatccatattcacccactgcCACAAGCCATATTGACACCCACGGCCAACATCTATCATCTTCGTCCCTTCCCTCTTCGTTTTCACCTCCAACATTAGATCTCAAGCACACTGACACAATTCCCCagcggagtcgccatctgtcgcaattGTTTCATAGGCCTGGTCTCACGCCGTCTTGCGAGTGTCATTTGGTGTGCATCTGCGAGTTCCTCTACCAATCTCAGCTGGTCTCCAACGACTGGGAGCACGAATTGGTTTGTTGTGGGAGAATTAGTTCTTTGTTTCAACACTCGTGCTACTGAGAGGATGATGGGAAACCTGGCTCTCTTCAACTTACTCACATCATCCGGGGACCAAAGTAAGGAAAGAACGCAGGATATCTGCACTTGGCCATTGCTGTTATGACCTCATTTAGGGCCAGAACCTCTACTCTAAACCAGCCACCGCGCCACCACTttgttagaatcgctgcaacggaattattagcgtggaacaaaccaagaggggggggggggtgaattggttatatacttttattttgccttttattatttttctcttaatttttcttactgagcagataattaaatataaatgacagagtaagggaaagagaaaaattgcacaggtgattttatcctggttcagatcactcaGATCCTACGTcaagtcgcttatctcaaacaagataaacctttttcactaacacaaaaacagttacaaatattaatcacaaagaaaaacaatttgtaagagtttagaaacaccacctctcttgaaaccacaagagatgaacttacacttcctttgaatcttcacaaaggatgaccacctcctccgaatgcttcacgaaggatgattctcttccaggcacttccttggatacaccaaggatgaacaagctattcctctgtcaccgcaatagcacttcaggactttgtagacaagagtttccttagcttcaacaatctcacagagttctcaaagagttcagaggtttttagcacaagggaagagttatttttgagataaagagtgagccattttatagactcagcctaatactcttccattcttcgaaaacgggccatctaacgcatataatcgattaacacaagtattaatcgattaaaatgagtacaacggctagtttttcaaatctgaaacccacaacggctagtgttaatcgattattctcaggaataatcgattaactaatcgattatcattagctttaatcgattattacagtggCAGTTGGGTTTTCAAtgccagcctcgttttaatcgattaaaactgggtttaatcgattaaaacagcttgtggatgactctcaacagtaaataaattaaatataaattacaagaatcaaccctaatacatatttgagcactatttcatcaactttgattattataaaagctttataaaatacaaagatCTTCAATCTgtctttatggatcttgacttgtgcaaatctattcatcatcaaaacttcatctttgatttttgctaacacACTTCTTCCAGTCTTGGCGTCGGCGGCAACCCCAAGCGCCACCGAAACCGTCTCTAACCGCGGCGCCATTGCCTCTCTCTCTCGTCTCTCTTCGCGAGAGGTTCTCTCCACCACCATCGCGTCGCCACCACGGTCGAGCCTGCCGCCGGTGCTGCCTAGAGCCAATGGGTTTCCCCCTTCTCCCCTTCTCTTCTTCATGAATGCCGGCCTTGGTCAGTTTGCCT harbors:
- the LOC108347564 gene encoding E3 ubiquitin-protein ligase CHIP, producing MGPNAAAAKQAEQLRINGNTYFKKDRFGAAIDAYTEAITLCPNVPIYWTNRALCHLKRNDWERVEEDSRKAIQLDSNSVKAHYMLGLALLRRQESAKGIKELEKALDLGRGANPKGYMVEEIWQELAKAKYHEWERSSSKRSWELQSLKEACESALKEKHFLEYSEAEGFVDDPTTSHSEQLEALEVVFNIAAEADTPTEVPDYLCCRITLDIFHDPVITPSGLTYERAVILEHLQKVGKFDPITREPLDQSQLVPNLAIKEAVQAFLDKHGWAYKVD